CAGAAACTGTTATAAATGCTGCTATAGCAGCTGCTACAGAAGATCCTAGATTTCCACCATTAACATATAATGAACTGAATAACATAGTCATAGAGGTTTCAATACTCTCAATACCTAAACCTGTAAGGAGAATCCCAGATGATATTATTATAGGCAAACATGGAATAATTGTTATGAGGGGTTGGTATAGTGGTACACTTCTTCCACAAGTACCAATAGATTATTGTTGGGATGTAGAGACATTTTTAGCTGAAGGATGTCTAAAAGCTGGTATGGAACCCGATTGTTGGTTGGATCGACGTACAAAGCTATTTGTATATGAGGCATCCATCTTCTATGAGGAGTCTCCACGAGGAGCTATAAGCCATAGA
Above is a genomic segment from Ignisphaera aggregans DSM 17230 containing:
- a CDS encoding AMMECR1 domain protein (COGs: COG2078 conserved hypothetical protein~InterPro IPR002733~KEGG: dka:DKAM_1469 AMMECR1 domain protein~PFAM: AMMECR1 domain protein~SPTR: B8D6R4 AMMECR1 domain protein~PFAM: AMMECR1~TIGRFAM: conserved hypothetical protein TIGR00296) produces the protein MSYEQNIIEPSEISIDEGVFLVRLARKAIETYVIESRKIGLPDDTPEKLKRKGMAFVTIESVLKESKELRGCIGFLQPVAPLAETVINAAIAAATEDPRFPPLTYNELNNIVIEVSILSIPKPVRRIPDDIIIGKHGIIVMRGWYSGTLLPQVPIDYCWDVETFLAEGCLKAGMEPDCWLDRRTKLFVYEASIFYEESPRGAISHRNLIQEFKSKCKADYPYSK